Genomic segment of Apium graveolens cultivar Ventura chromosome 7, ASM990537v1, whole genome shotgun sequence:
GAGTGGTCAAAGATGGGGGAAATTATATTGGCATGTTAGTGGAGGGTGATGCTAACAACTTCATGGGTGTATGGAGAGATTACTTCAGGGTAAGAGTTACAATTCAGATTGACAAGCCTCTTAAGCGACGTATGAAGCTGAGGAAGTCTGAAAATCAATGGTGCTGGGTAAACTTTAAATATGAAGGAGTCCCAACCTTTTGTTTCATTTGTGGATTAATTGGCCATAGTGAGAAGTTTTGTGCAAGGAGTTTTGATACTCCGATAGAAATGATCGAGAAACCATATGGTAGTTGGATGCGAGCAGAACCAAAGAGGCGAAATCATACGATCAGAGCTAAATGGCTTAGACAGGGTGGTGCAGCTCCGGTAGAAAGCTCGACGGAAAAAACACCTGTTACAGGTGGAAATGGTAGTTCCGTAATTATGGGAGAGAGGGAACAGAATCCCATAATTTTAGGAAATACAGTTGCAGTGATAAAGGATGAGAGTAAATCAATTGGTAGAGAGATTGATGGGAGCAAACAGGATAAGGTTGTTATACGTGATTACAATTAGGAAATTATAATTTCAAATGTTACTGGGCGGGAAAAAGAAACGgaggattttgaaaattttgggcTTACTTGTTCGGACTCAAAAAGACGTAGAACAGAAAATGAGGGAAGTGTTGGGCCTAAGGATAAAGACAAGCCGACGGATGTCATAATGGAGGACAATCAGCTTACTTTAACAATGGATCCAAAAAACTTGATTTTGGTGGGCTCTGTAACAGAGACCCGCCTATCATTATGAGTTCATTAAGTTGGAACTGCCAAGGGTTGGGCCTCCCTTGGAACGTTCGGTTCCTTGCAGACGTGGTGCGTCAAGAAAGGCCTGTGTTTATATTTCTATGTGAAACGTTAAGTAAAAGAAGTAAGTTGGAATTTATTCGGAACAAGCTAGGCTTTGAGGGTTTGTTTGTGGTAGATCCCCAAGGTCAAAGTGGAGGCTGAGCAATGCTTTGGAAAGAACAAGACCAAGCAAGAGTTCGTAGTTTTTCACAAAACCATATTGACATTGAAGCTAGGGTGGATGGTTTTGGCTGTTGGCATTTAACGGGTATTTACGGTGAACCAAACAGAAATTATCGCAGGAAAACATGGGATCTACTGCGTATTCTATCCCGGGATTCAAATCTCCCATGGTGTTTAGTGGGAGATTTTAATAATATTGTAAGTCAGGTACACAAAAAAGGAGGAGATCCTTACCCTATAGCGCTAGTGGATGGGTTTAATGAGGCGTTAAATGATGCAGGTTTAATTGATATGGATATTGTGGGACACCAGTACACATGGGAACGAAGTCGAGGCAAACCTGAATGGGTGGAAGTGAGGCTGGATAGAGCAGTGGTGACGGATAGCTGGCTAAATGAATTTCCGTTAGCAAAGCTATATAACCTTGAGGGTTCTACTTCTGATCACAGTCCTATTATCTTGGTGCCAAAAAAGAGTGAGTCAAGACAGTTTCAAGAccattttaaatttgaaaatgtgTGGCTGATTAATCTGATGTGTTTTCAGTTAGTTAAAGAAAACTGGGATGATGATGTCGGAAGAGATATTCAACAAAAGGTAAGGAAGTGTGGAGAAGTTTTGAAAACATGGGGAAAGGAGACTACGAGTAATTTTGGGTTTCAAATCAAGAAGTACAAAGCAGAGTTGAAATAATACAGAGGGGAAAGAGATGTGTACTCTATTCAGCTGTATGAAGAAGCTAAATGCAAACTACACAAAGTTTTGGACCAGCGTGAAATTTTTTGGAGACAGCGTTCAAAACAGCTGTGGCTTCAAGCTGGAGATAGAAATAGTCGTTTTTTTCATAATTCGGCAACAGCTAGAAGAAGGTCGAATCAAATTCACTGGCTTAAGAATACTGAAGGGGAATGGAGGGACTGGGATAGTGGCTTGCAAGACATTATTACagattattataaaaatttgtttacGACCTCGATGGCTGATTGGGAACCAGTGATAGACTGCATCCACCATGTTATCACCAGAGAGCAAAATGAGTTTTTGTTAAATGAGATAGCTGAAGAGGAGGTCAAACAGGCTTTATTTCAAATGCACCCCGACAAGGCGCTGGGGCCGGATGGGATGACGCCCGCGTTCTACCAGAAACATTGGTCAATTGTGGGTAATGATATAGTGGCTATGGTAAGGAAGTTCTTTCAAACTGGTCAGCTGCCTTAGGGCCTAAATGACACTAACATCGTATTGATTCCTAAGAAGAAAAGCCCAGCTAAAATGAGTGAACTTTGACCAATCTCTCTTTGTAATGTTTTAGTTAAGATCATAACTAAAATAATGGCAAATCGAATGAAGGAGTTTCTGAAGGATATTATAGCAGAGAATCAGAGTGCGTTTGTGCCGGGCATATTAATATCAGACAATATTATGATATCGTATGAAGTGATGCATCATTTGAAACGAAAGACCAGAGGAAGGGAGGGTAGTATGGCAGTAAAATTAGATATGAGAAAGGTATACGACAGGATCGATTGGAGTTTTCTTCGTGCTTTACTAAGTAAGCTGGGGTTTGATGATTGGTTGATACATTTGATACTCCAGTGTGTCTCGACAGTTTCATATATGGTCACTGATGGCTTTCGAAGAATGGGACCTGTTAATCCGACCAGAGGAATTCGACAAGGTGACCCGTTGTCACCTTACTTATTCATTCTATGTGCACAAGGTCTGTCTTCCCTAATTAATAAGTATGAAACGGAGAAGTGGCTGCATGGTGTCAAGATAAGTAGACGAGCTCCAACTATAAGCCACATGCTTTTTGCGGACGATTGCTATATCTACTGCAAGGCGAATGAAGAGGAGGCTGGCAAAATGTTAGAGATGCTGGATGTCAATGAGAAAGCCATGGGTCAGAAGGTAAATGCTGTAAAATCTTCAGTGTTTTTCAGCCCTAATATAGGGGACCAAAATCGTGCCAGTATTTGTGAGATTCTTCATATGACAGAGGCAGACGAAAATAGTAAGTATTTGGTCCTGCCGAGTATATTGGGTAGACGAAAATCAGCACTGCTTGGCTACTTAAAAGACAAGGTAAGGACAAGAGTTCAAAGTTGGAATGGAAAGTGGATCTCTAGGGGAGGGAAGGAAGTTCTTATCAAAAATGTGGCTCAAGCTATCCCTAGCTTTGCCATGAGTGTTT
This window contains:
- the LOC141674885 gene encoding uncharacterized protein LOC141674885, coding for MLWKEQDQARVRSFSQNHIDIEARVDGFGCWHLTGIYGEPNRNYRRKTWDLLRILSRDSNLPWCLVGDFNNIVSQVHKKGGDPYPIALVDGFNEALNDAGLIDMDIVGHQYTWERSRGKPEWVEVRLDRAVVTDSWLNEFPLAKLYNLEGSTSDHSPIILLVKENWDDDVGRDIQQKLYEEAKCKLHKVLDQREIFWRQRSKQLWLQAGDRNSRFFHNSATARRRSNQIHWLKNTEGEWRDWDSGLQDIITDYYKNLFTTSMADWEPVIDCIHHVITREQNEFLLNEIAEEEVKQALFQMHPDKALGPDGMTPAFYQKHWSIVGNDIVAMVRKFFQTGQLP